From one Pecten maximus chromosome 8, xPecMax1.1, whole genome shotgun sequence genomic stretch:
- the LOC117332170 gene encoding thioredoxin domain-containing protein 2-like yields MVDVTVSFATLQDTVQSQNGEVQTLQVTVQLQNGELHTLHTTVQLQNGGLQTLQATVQSQNGELQTLHTTVQSQNGELQTLQVTEESQNGELQTLQTTVQSQNGDLQTLQTTVQSQNGGLQTLQATVQLQNGELQTLQVTVQSQNGELQTLQATVQSQNGELQTLQVTVQSQNGEIQTLQVTVQSQNGELQTIQVTVQSQNGE; encoded by the exons ATGGTAGACGTCACCGTTAGTTTTGCG ACTCTACAGGACACGGTACAGTCACAGAACGGTGAAGTACAGACCCTACAGGTCACGGTACAGCTACAGAACGGTGAACTACATACCCTACATACCACGGTACAGTTACAGAACGGTGGACTACAGACCCTACAGGCCACGGTACAGTCACAGAACGGTGAACTACAGACCCTACATACCACGGTACAGTCACAGAACGGTGAACTACAGACCCTACAGGTCACGGAAGAGTCACAGAACGGTGAACTACAGACCCTACAGACCACGGTACAGTCACAGAACGGTGACCTACAGACCCTACAGACCACGGTACAGTCACAGAACGGTGGACTACAGACCCTACAGGCCACGGTACAGTTACAGAATGGTGAACTACAGACCCTACAGGTCACGGTACAGTCACAGAACGGTGAACTACAGACCCTACAGGCCACGGTACAGTCACAGAACGGTGAACTACAGACCCTACAGGTCACGGTACAGTCACAGAATGGTGAAATACAGACCCTACAGGTCACGGTACAGTCACAGAACGGTGAACTACAGACCATACAGGTCACGGTACAGTCACAGAACGGTGAATAA